One region of Streptomyces capillispiralis genomic DNA includes:
- a CDS encoding NTP transferase domain-containing protein, whose translation MYDAVVLAGGAARRLGGADKPGVRVGGRALLDRVLTACADARTTVVVAAPRPTARPVVWAREDPPGGGPLAALGAGLRHTTADRVLLLSADLPFLDRRTAGALLTSLGRGTADGVLLTDSDGRDQPLVAAYRTASLRRELTALTARHGDLTGLPLRRLTAALDLTRLSDPVASFDCDTWDDIATARARIREHGHVLDEWISAVKDELGIDLDVDTGLLLDLARDAAHGVARPAAPLTTFLVGYAAARAAGDPDAVAEATRKAAALARRWAEEATPPATPPAAPPATPFAASADAPSGDAAPDATPDTRPDAG comes from the coding sequence GTGTACGACGCCGTCGTGCTCGCGGGGGGCGCCGCCCGGCGGCTCGGGGGCGCGGACAAGCCCGGCGTACGCGTGGGCGGACGGGCGCTGCTCGACCGGGTGCTCACGGCCTGCGCCGACGCCCGGACCACGGTGGTCGTCGCCGCCCCACGCCCCACCGCACGCCCCGTCGTCTGGGCCCGCGAGGACCCCCCGGGCGGCGGCCCCCTGGCCGCGCTCGGCGCCGGTCTCCGGCACACCACGGCCGACCGGGTCCTCCTGCTCTCCGCCGATCTGCCGTTCCTGGACCGCCGCACCGCAGGGGCGCTGTTGACGTCCCTCGGCCGCGGCACGGCCGACGGTGTGCTGCTGACCGATTCCGACGGCCGGGACCAGCCGCTCGTGGCCGCGTACCGCACCGCGTCGCTGCGCCGCGAACTGACCGCCCTCACCGCACGGCACGGCGACCTGACCGGCCTGCCCCTGCGCCGGCTGACCGCCGCGCTCGACCTCACCCGCCTCTCCGACCCGGTGGCGTCCTTCGACTGCGACACCTGGGACGACATCGCCACCGCCAGGGCCCGTATCAGGGAGCATGGACACGTGTTGGATGAATGGATCTCCGCAGTCAAGGACGAGCTGGGCATCGACCTCGACGTCGACACCGGCCTGCTGCTCGACCTGGCCCGCGACGCCGCCCACGGTGTGGCCAGGCCCGCCGCGCCGCTGACCACGTTCCTCGTCGGCTACGCGGCCGCCCGGGCGGCCGGCGACCCGGACGCCGTCGCCGAGGCGACCCGCAAGGCCGCGGCACTGGCCCGGCGCTGGGCGGAGGAGGCCACCCCGCCCGCCACCCCGCCCGCCGCGCCGCCCGCCACCCCGTTCGCCGCGTCGGCCGACGCCCCGTCCGGTGATGCCGCGCCCGACGCGACACCCGATACCCGCCCGGACGCCGGATGA